ATTTGAAGTTATAAAAAAAGATGGAAATGCAAGGCGTGGTATCCTAACAACTGCCCATAGCGTTATACAAACGCCAGTTTTCATGCCAGTTGGCACGGTTGGTGCGGTTAAAAGCTTAGACGCCTTTGATATGAGTGAAATTTTAGACGCAAAGATAATCTTAGCGAACACCTACCACATGTATCTGCGCCCCGGAAGCAAGGTCGTGCGCGAGTTTGGCGGGCTTCATGGATTTTCTAAGTTTGAGCGCTCTTTTTTAACAGATAGCGGTGGATTTCAGGCATTTTCGCTTAGGTCAAACACTAAAAACGATGATGGTGGGATAAAATTTAAAAGCCACATCGACGGCAGCACGCACTATTTTACGCCAAAGTCCGTTCTTGATACGCAATACGATCTAGGTAGCGACATTATGATGATACTTGATGATTTGGTTGCCCTACCTGCTGAGCCAAAGAGGATCGATCTAAGCATAAAGCGAACGATAAAATGGGCAAAAGAGGCGATTGATTATCATAAATTTATGCAAAGTAAAGGCGTTGGCTTAGAGCAAAACATCTTTGGCATCGTTCAAGGAGGCACTGATTATGAGGCACGTAAATTTTGCGCCGAAGCTTTAAATGAGCTGTCATTTGATGGCCTTGCAATAGGAGGACTAAGCGTTGGCGAGAGCAACGAGGCGATGTATGACACTGTTGAGGCGGTTATGCCATTTATGGATGAGCTAAGGCCGCGTTATCTAATGGGCGTTGGCACGCCAGAGGATCTCGTAGAAAACGTGGAGCGAGGCGTTGATATGTTTGACTGCGTCATGCCAACAAGAAACGCAAGAAACGGCACGCTCTTTACTAGCTTTGGCAAGATAAATATAAAATCAGCTAAATTTATAAACGACCACGCGCCAATTGACCCGCAGTGTCAGTGCTATACCTGCAAACGCTACTCCAGAGGCTATCTAAATCACCTTTTTAAGGCAAGAGAGCTCACATTTTTTAGGCTAGCAAGCCTTCACAACCTGCACTACTATCTAAATTTGATGAAAGAGATGAGAGAGGCAATAGAAAGAGGCGAATTTGCCAAATTTAAGAAAAATTTTTATGCTAAAAGGGTAAAAAATGAGCTATAAAAGTTCAGTTTGTGGATATTTTTATGGCGATGAATACGACTATATTTTGCTTGTTTCTTTCACACAAAAGCAAAGCTATAAATTTTTATTTAAAAATGGCAAAATTTACAAAGAAGATTTTGATCACGAATGCGATAAAAACGAGTTTGAAGCGGCTCTTAAAAAACTATGTAATGAATATGCAAACAAAATTTTAGAACATCAAGAAGAACTAAACGAGTATGAAAAAATTTACGCTAGTCGAAAAAACTTTAATAAATTTATCAAAAGACACCACTTTTTAAAATATGAGATTAGAAAATTTCAAAACAAGATATCTCATTTTTATGAAACCCTTTCGATTTGTCAAAGTGAGCAACAAAATTTAAAAAAAGAGCTTAAAAATAGTACTCATGAGGCAAATGTTTTTAGAACAATGGCCAATGAATATGCCTGCAGAATCGATGATATTTATACATTTATACAAAGTATAAAAAATGACAAAATCAATCAAAACATTTACATTTTAACAATGATATCAGCTGTAATGCTACCATTAAATCTGATAACTGGGTTTTTTGGCATGAATACACAAGGCTTGCCATTTAATGAAACTAAAAATGCCACTATAATAGTTGTATCAATAATGCTTGGAGTAATTCTTTG
The genomic region above belongs to Campylobacter concisus and contains:
- the tgt gene encoding tRNA guanosine(34) transglycosylase Tgt; amino-acid sequence: MKFEVIKKDGNARRGILTTAHSVIQTPVFMPVGTVGAVKSLDAFDMSEILDAKIILANTYHMYLRPGSKVVREFGGLHGFSKFERSFLTDSGGFQAFSLRSNTKNDDGGIKFKSHIDGSTHYFTPKSVLDTQYDLGSDIMMILDDLVALPAEPKRIDLSIKRTIKWAKEAIDYHKFMQSKGVGLEQNIFGIVQGGTDYEARKFCAEALNELSFDGLAIGGLSVGESNEAMYDTVEAVMPFMDELRPRYLMGVGTPEDLVENVERGVDMFDCVMPTRNARNGTLFTSFGKINIKSAKFINDHAPIDPQCQCYTCKRYSRGYLNHLFKARELTFFRLASLHNLHYYLNLMKEMREAIERGEFAKFKKNFYAKRVKNEL
- a CDS encoding CorA family divalent cation transporter; amino-acid sequence: MSYKSSVCGYFYGDEYDYILLVSFTQKQSYKFLFKNGKIYKEDFDHECDKNEFEAALKKLCNEYANKILEHQEELNEYEKIYASRKNFNKFIKRHHFLKYEIRKFQNKISHFYETLSICQSEQQNLKKELKNSTHEANVFRTMANEYACRIDDIYTFIQSIKNDKINQNIYILTMISAVMLPLNLITGFFGMNTQGLPFNETKNATIIVVSIMLGVILCCTSFLFWYTNKKK